One window of the Gemmatimonadota bacterium genome contains the following:
- a CDS encoding MATE family efflux transporter produces MRDLTQGSIPAHIVRMAAPVAIGMVFQTAYYFIDLYFVGRLGDAAIAGVAAAGNLQFIVIALTQVLGVGTMVLISHAAGRKDRADANLVFNQSVLLAALAAALTLGLGFPLSGAYLRTVSADAETVRNGTAYLFGFLPALAMQFALVSMGSALRGSGIAKPMMVVQMLTVVLNAALAPVLIAGWGTGHPLGVVGAGLASTISVVVGVALLFTYFRRVEKSVAFNRTLLRPRLEVWGRLLRIGVPAGAEFFLMFLSMAVNYWIIRDFGAASQAGYGVGSRVLQAVLLPGMAVAFAAAPIAGQNFAAGHPERARRTFVESVKLSSAIMLLLTIVCRWRPEWLVHWFSPDAVVVSTGAEFLRIISLNFVAAGIVFTCSGMFQAMGNTVPTVISSAVRLVSFVVPALWFARQPGFALWHLWYVSVAAATAHCVFTVWLLRREAATRLAFGVAPAAVSVPVEAGA; encoded by the coding sequence ATGCGCGACCTCACGCAGGGATCCATCCCGGCGCACATCGTACGAATGGCGGCACCAGTCGCCATCGGCATGGTCTTCCAGACGGCGTACTACTTCATCGACCTGTACTTCGTCGGGCGACTGGGCGACGCCGCGATCGCCGGTGTTGCAGCTGCCGGCAACCTCCAGTTCATCGTCATCGCCCTCACGCAGGTGCTCGGCGTCGGGACGATGGTCCTCATCTCGCACGCCGCCGGCCGGAAGGATCGCGCCGACGCGAACCTCGTCTTCAACCAGAGCGTGCTGCTCGCGGCACTTGCCGCCGCCCTCACGCTCGGCCTGGGCTTTCCCTTGTCGGGCGCTTACCTGCGCACGGTCAGTGCCGACGCCGAGACGGTGCGCAACGGCACCGCGTACCTGTTCGGTTTCCTCCCTGCCCTCGCCATGCAGTTCGCCCTGGTCTCGATGGGCTCGGCGTTGCGCGGAAGCGGGATCGCCAAGCCGATGATGGTCGTCCAGATGCTCACCGTCGTGCTCAACGCGGCGCTCGCCCCTGTCCTCATTGCCGGATGGGGGACGGGGCACCCGTTAGGCGTGGTGGGTGCCGGACTCGCGAGCACCATCTCGGTCGTGGTGGGGGTCGCCCTCCTCTTCACGTACTTTCGCCGGGTGGAGAAGTCGGTCGCGTTCAACCGAACGTTGCTGCGCCCGCGCCTCGAGGTGTGGGGACGCCTGCTTCGCATCGGCGTTCCGGCTGGGGCCGAGTTCTTCCTGATGTTCCTGTCGATGGCCGTGAACTACTGGATCATCCGCGACTTCGGTGCGGCGTCGCAGGCCGGCTACGGCGTCGGATCGCGGGTCTTGCAGGCGGTGCTCCTGCCGGGCATGGCGGTCGCTTTCGCGGCCGCCCCCATTGCCGGACAGAACTTCGCGGCAGGACACCCCGAACGCGCACGTCGCACGTTCGTGGAATCGGTCAAGCTGAGCAGCGCGATCATGCTGCTGCTCACCATCGTCTGCCGGTGGCGCCCTGAGTGGCTGGTGCACTGGTTCTCCCCCGACGCCGTCGTGGTGTCGACGGGGGCGGAGTTCCTCCGCATCATCTCGCTCAACTTCGTGGCAGCGGGCATCGTTTTCACCTGTTCCGGCATGTTCCAGGCGATGGGCAACACCGTCCCGACGGTCATCAGCAGCGCGGTGCGGCTGGTCTCCTTCGTCGTCCCGGCGCTCTGGTTCGCGCGCCAGCCTGGGTTCGCCTTGTGGCACCTGTGGTACGTCTCGGTCGCGGCGGCCACGGCGCATTGCGTCTTTACCGTCTGGCTCCTGCGCCGCGAGGCTGCGACGCGCCTGGCGTTCGGTGTGGCCCCGGCGGCCGTCTCGGTGCCCGTCGAGGCAGGCGCGTAA
- a CDS encoding DUF2239 family protein, whose translation MLSPVLPNPIIAFAGDQLIAQGDFAEVALAVQAAQERGVGGPVLVFDAVTSEPVDVDPRAVGAAPATLAPAPETTDESTESPRGPGRPKLGVVAREVTMLPRHWDWLATQPGGASAALRRLVEQARSESVSRDRVRRAQESAYRFMSAVLGNQPHFEDATRALFAGDRERFAALSDPWPRDLRDHARHLADASFL comes from the coding sequence ATGCTCTCCCCGGTACTTCCGAATCCGATCATCGCCTTTGCTGGCGACCAACTGATTGCACAGGGCGACTTCGCCGAAGTCGCCCTCGCGGTGCAGGCCGCCCAGGAACGCGGCGTGGGCGGCCCCGTCCTCGTCTTCGACGCCGTCACCAGCGAGCCGGTCGACGTCGACCCGCGCGCCGTCGGCGCCGCGCCGGCGACCCTCGCCCCGGCGCCCGAGACGACCGACGAGTCGACCGAGTCGCCGCGGGGACCGGGCCGGCCCAAGCTGGGTGTGGTCGCGCGCGAGGTGACGATGCTGCCGCGCCACTGGGACTGGCTGGCCACCCAACCGGGAGGCGCCTCCGCGGCACTCCGTCGACTGGTGGAGCAGGCGCGAAGCGAGAGCGTCTCGCGCGACCGCGTTCGTCGCGCGCAGGAGTCGGCGTATCGTTTCATGTCGGCCGTGCTCGGCAACCAGCCGCATTTCGAGGATGCCACGCGCGCGCTCTTTGCCGGCGACCGCGAACGCTTCGCTGCGCTCTCCGACCCATGGCCTCGCGACCTGCGCGACCACGCGCGCCATCTCGCCGACGCCTCCTTTCTCTAG
- a CDS encoding serine hydrolase — protein sequence METTGATARSRQVAGAVAVLGAALSLTAAAARAQTPPQPMSRTLAAHPRVKEATALLDKWLDAQRAYQRIPGLAGAAVHDQEIVWQGASGMADIERKIPASPATLYSICSISKLFTSISVMQLRDRGLVRLDDPVEKHLPWFNIKRTHPASGAITVEGLLTHASGLPREAAFPYWSAPSFEFPTRQQIIDALSSEETLYPSETFFQYSNLGLTLAGEIVSASSKVPYADYVRTNVLTPLGMTSTYPEIPVEEKGKRMAAGYGPVTRDGTRALLPLFTSRGIAPAAGYASSALDLARFASWNFRLLGQGGSEVLDANTLREMQRVHFVDPSWETTWGLGFSVTRSTPDNKTFVGHGGSCPGFQTQLSMQPDEKIAAVAMSNGMDVNAGALARGIYDIIAPAVKAASSDSTGKLTALDPSLERYLGTYANAWRGETEIMAWEGALVAVALPSDNPVRGMTKLRKVGEHVFRRVRPDGKLAEAWSFIVAADGRVSGMTMNYQVSPRVR from the coding sequence GTGGAGACCACGGGCGCGACCGCCCGCTCGCGGCAGGTGGCCGGTGCGGTCGCCGTGCTCGGCGCCGCACTGTCGCTCACCGCCGCAGCGGCGCGCGCGCAGACTCCGCCGCAGCCCATGTCGCGAACGTTGGCCGCACACCCGCGTGTGAAGGAGGCGACCGCGCTGCTCGACAAGTGGCTCGATGCGCAGCGCGCCTATCAGCGCATCCCCGGGCTCGCGGGCGCCGCGGTTCACGACCAGGAGATTGTCTGGCAGGGGGCGTCGGGGATGGCCGACATCGAGCGCAAGATCCCGGCGTCTCCCGCGACGCTCTACAGCATCTGCTCCATCTCCAAGCTCTTCACCTCGATCAGCGTCATGCAGCTGCGCGACCGTGGGCTGGTGCGGCTCGACGATCCTGTTGAGAAGCACCTGCCCTGGTTCAACATCAAGCGCACGCACCCTGCTTCGGGGGCCATCACCGTCGAGGGGCTCCTCACCCACGCCTCAGGGCTTCCGCGCGAGGCCGCTTTCCCGTACTGGTCGGCCCCCAGCTTCGAGTTTCCCACGCGGCAGCAGATCATCGACGCGCTGTCGAGCGAGGAGACGCTGTACCCCAGCGAGACCTTCTTCCAGTACTCGAACCTCGGCCTCACCCTGGCCGGTGAGATCGTCAGCGCGTCGAGCAAGGTGCCGTACGCCGATTACGTGCGCACCAACGTGCTCACGCCGTTAGGCATGACGAGCACGTACCCCGAGATTCCGGTCGAGGAGAAGGGGAAGCGCATGGCCGCGGGTTACGGCCCTGTCACGCGAGACGGGACACGTGCCTTGTTGCCGCTCTTCACGTCCCGGGGGATCGCCCCGGCCGCCGGCTACGCCTCGAGCGCGCTCGACCTCGCACGCTTCGCCTCGTGGAACTTCCGCCTGCTGGGCCAGGGAGGGTCCGAGGTGCTGGATGCCAACACGCTCCGCGAGATGCAACGCGTGCACTTCGTCGACCCGTCGTGGGAAACCACCTGGGGACTCGGCTTCTCGGTCACGCGCAGCACGCCGGACAACAAGACCTTCGTCGGCCACGGGGGGAGCTGCCCGGGCTTCCAGACGCAGCTGTCCATGCAACCGGACGAGAAGATCGCGGCAGTCGCCATGTCGAACGGGATGGACGTCAACGCAGGCGCCCTGGCGCGCGGGATCTACGACATCATCGCCCCTGCGGTGAAGGCAGCCTCCAGCGACTCGACCGGGAAGCTCACGGCACTCGATCCCTCGCTCGAGCGCTACCTCGGGACCTACGCCAACGCCTGGCGCGGTGAAACCGAGATCATGGCCTGGGAAGGGGCGCTCGTCGCCGTGGCGCTGCCGAGCGACAATCCCGTCCGCGGAATGACCAAGCTGCGCAAGGTTGGTGAGCACGTCTTTCGTCGCGTGCGCCCAGACGGAAAGCTGGCCGAAGCGTGGAGCTTCATCGTCGCCGCAGACGGCCGCGTCTCGGGCATGACGATGAACTACCAGGTATCGCCGCGCGTGAGGTAG
- a CDS encoding SDR family oxidoreductase: protein MFAHITATSPCSPGGIVVAVPATEACAHAFARSCSVAGATARQRGHLVRHVGIPLRWQVLLSRTVLIYGGAGGIGSCIARRLHARGDRLHLVGRRQEPLEALATELGATWTVGDVTDPSLAARASAEAGEVLHGLVYAIGTINLRPLARLTNDDFLHDFQVNAVGAALAVQGALAALRKGDGRASIVLFSSVAASQGFAMHASMGMAKAAVNGLALSLAAELAPGIRVNAIAPSLTATPLAQRLLGSEQVTTALAKSHPLERLGTPDDVAALADFLLSDQADWITGQIFGVDGGRSTLRVRN, encoded by the coding sequence ATGTTCGCACACATCACCGCGACGTCCCCGTGCAGTCCTGGCGGGATCGTGGTAGCCGTGCCGGCAACCGAAGCGTGCGCTCACGCGTTCGCCCGCTCGTGTAGTGTGGCGGGTGCAACCGCGCGTCAACGCGGCCACCTCGTCAGGCACGTGGGCATTCCCCTTCGCTGGCAGGTCTTGTTGTCTCGCACTGTACTCATATACGGCGGCGCTGGCGGTATTGGCTCGTGCATCGCGCGACGCCTGCATGCGCGTGGGGATCGCCTGCACCTCGTGGGGCGTCGCCAGGAACCGCTCGAGGCGCTCGCCACCGAGCTGGGCGCCACGTGGACCGTTGGCGATGTCACCGACCCCTCACTCGCCGCTCGCGCGTCGGCAGAGGCCGGCGAGGTGTTGCACGGACTGGTCTACGCCATCGGGACCATCAACCTCCGGCCACTCGCGCGCCTCACGAACGATGACTTTCTCCACGACTTCCAGGTGAATGCGGTCGGCGCCGCACTCGCCGTGCAGGGCGCGCTCGCCGCGCTCAGGAAGGGAGATGGCCGCGCGTCGATCGTCCTCTTCTCCAGCGTGGCCGCCTCGCAGGGCTTTGCCATGCACGCCTCCATGGGGATGGCCAAGGCCGCCGTCAACGGACTGGCGCTCTCGCTCGCCGCCGAGCTGGCGCCCGGCATCCGCGTGAACGCCATCGCCCCGTCGCTCACCGCGACGCCACTCGCGCAGCGACTCCTCGGCAGCGAGCAGGTGACGACGGCGTTGGCCAAGTCGCACCCGTTGGAGCGGCTAGGCACTCCCGACGATGTCGCCGCACTCGCTGACTTCCTGCTCTCAGATCAGGCCGACTGGATCACCGGCCAGATCTTTGGCGTGGACGGCGGACGGTCGACGCTTCGCGTTCGCAATTGA
- a CDS encoding carboxypeptidase regulatory-like domain-containing protein, producing MTEAPLAGVTIRVIGQEAATQSDDAGRFTLVNVRPGVVQLEARRLGYAPLIKADVAVSAGKPVVVSLALTRLQVQLEAVTVRPSAFPSQPPAATPVSSTTLSSEELRRTPGASEDVLQALSIAPGIATTTAGRNDLFVRGGAAYENLFVVDNIEVPNINHFGTQGTPGGRSPSSTSGSSTTRRSRQGALACATATACRRRRCSRCARGTVSASRAR from the coding sequence GTGACTGAAGCGCCGCTCGCCGGGGTGACGATTCGTGTCATCGGGCAGGAGGCGGCCACGCAGTCGGATGACGCCGGGCGCTTCACGCTCGTGAACGTGCGTCCTGGCGTCGTGCAGCTCGAGGCGCGGCGCCTGGGCTACGCGCCGCTCATCAAGGCCGATGTCGCCGTCAGTGCGGGGAAGCCGGTGGTGGTGAGCCTCGCGCTCACGCGCTTGCAGGTGCAGCTGGAGGCGGTCACGGTGCGCCCCAGCGCCTTTCCGTCGCAGCCGCCAGCCGCAACCCCGGTCTCGAGCACGACACTTTCGTCCGAGGAGCTGCGCCGCACGCCCGGGGCGTCGGAGGACGTGCTGCAAGCGCTGTCGATCGCCCCGGGGATCGCCACCACCACCGCCGGGCGCAACGACCTGTTCGTGCGTGGCGGCGCTGCGTACGAGAATCTCTTCGTCGTGGACAACATCGAGGTCCCGAACATCAACCATTTCGGGACCCAGGGAACACCGGGGGGCCGCTCTCCCTCATCAACATCCGGTTCATCGACAACGCGACGCTCTCGGCAGGGGGCTTTGGCGTGCGCTACGGCGACCGCCTGTCGTCGGCGACGGTGCTCACGCTGCGCGAGGGGAACCGTGAGCGCGTCTCGGGCGAGGTGA